From Bradyrhizobium sp. 4:
TGGGACTGTGGCGTTCAGTTGGCGGGTTGGCCCGAACGAAGTGTCGCAAAATGCGGTGGAATGCGAGTGGCGCGAACGCGGCGGGCCCCCGGTTTCGCCACCCAAGCGGCGTGGCTTCGGCACGCGACTGATGGAGCGTTGCTTAGAGCATGACCTCGCGGGCGAGTTCGATCTGGTGTTCGAGCCGGAGGGCACCCGCTGCCGTATGGTGTTTCCCGTTGTGCTTGCATCGTCCAATGGTTGAGCTGTCTGGCGCCAGGGTTCTGCTGGTCGAAGATGAGGGCTTGGTGGCCCTCATGATTGAAGACATGCTCGAGGAGCTGGGGTTGAAGGTGGTTGCCTCGGCCGCCCACGTGCCAAAGGCGTGCGAACTTGCCTCCAGGGCGTCGTTCGATCTGGCGCTGCTTGACGTGAACCTGGCAGGTGAACGTGTCTTCCCGGTAGCGCGCATCTTGCGCGACCGGAAAATCCCTTTCCTGTTCAGCACCGGTTATGGCGGACCGCCGCTTGAGGAGGAGTTCAGGCATGCGCCCGCAATCGGCAAGCCGTTCTCTATCGAGCAATTAAAGGAGCAACTGCAGATTATTCTGGCGCTCCCGTAGAAGCGCGGCTATGTGCGCCGTCGTGGCCAGAGCAGAAATCAGCGCCTCAGAACGGACTGCCGCCTTTGACCCGGAATAGACGTCGCGAAGCCGGTGAACCGCGTGCTTGTTGCGATGCATCAATGGGACCGCCCAGGGCGAGTTCATCAGATGTTCTTTCTTCAGGTTGAAGGCCGGGTAAAAATCGCCGTGTGCCATTCGCCTTTGTTGGCTAGGGTGGACGGACTGCGGCCAGATCTCCAGATCTAATGAATATTCCAATGGTTTAGAAGCCGTTTCAGCCCGCCGATTTCGAAGCAGCGCCCGTCGCAAGCGCGTTCAAATACGAGTGGTTGCAGAAATAGAAATCAACTCGTGGCTTCGAGAGCAAAGTCAGAGAACGGGTTCAAATATCGACGGGGTCGGCGGCTGCTTGGCACGACTACCGGCTCGTTGTAGAAAGACCTAAGGTTCCTTGGAGATCATCACGATGCCTGACCTCCGCGAAGGTGTGCCGCTCAGCCGGTCAGTCAAACTGGCCGGTTCCGAACTCACCTGTTCATGCCACGCTTGCGCGTTCTTCAACTCGGCCGATGAAGAGCAGGCGGTGCTGGCACCGTTCGCCAAAGACGGTTTGGCGGCGAATGACCGGCTGGTCCAGATTCTCGACGACAGCCATCGCGAGGAACGCGTTCGACGTTTGAGGACGGAGGGCATAGACGTCGATGCCGCTACTGCCCGTGGGCAGTTAGAGATGCGCCCGTGGGAGGAAGCCTACCTAAGTGGCGGCAAAGGCTTCGACCAAGATGCCATGCTGGCTCTTATTCAGGAGCTGCTCAAGGAAGGCCGCAGCAGCGGCTTTGGTATGACCCGGCTCTGGGCCAACATGGAATGGGCGCTGGAGGACCTTCCGGGTGTCGATCAGATCGTCGAATACGAGACCAGACTCAACCATGTCTTGCCGAAGTACGATGACGTAGTGGTATGCACCTATGACCTCAACAAGTTCAGTGCCGCAACGGTCATGGACATTTTGCGGACCCACCCGCAGGTGATTGTCGGCGGCGCGCTTCAGCAAAATCCATTTTTCGTTCCACCGGACCAGTTCCTGGCTGAGTTGCACGGTCGCAGAAACCAGGTCTGAGGTCACTCCTGGGGGCACGACATTGAACAAGGTCGACCAGGTCGACGACCGCGAGCTGCAGGCTTTGCGCCGCGCACTTAGCGATATGGCGGCGCTCTCTTCGCTTCCAGCAATGTGGGTCAATGCGGATGAGGAACGAATAGGCGCCAGCCTCGCCGATGCTCTCATGCGGGTGCTTGATTTAAACGGCGTGCGCGTCTCTTTTGCCACTGAGCCGGGCAAAACCCTGGAAGTCAATCGGCTGCCGGACAATGGGTTAGCGGAGCTCCTGCAGGCCACCTTTCCCGCGCCAGGCGCGGGGGCGTCCTGCGATCTTGGCCCCCACGGCGGGCTCCGCGCATTCTGCACCGCTATCGGGCTAACCGGCGCCGGCCGCCTAGACGCAGTGTCGGCGCGGCGAAGCTTTCCAAGCCAGGCGGAGCACTTGGCGCTCACGATGGCCGCCAATCAGGTCGCGATCGCATTGCAGAGGGCACGCGCAGAACGCGCGCTTCGGACGGAGACCGACGCGCTCAACCGCGAGCGTCACGCAGTGAACGTTCTTAACCGCAAGCTCGGAAGCGAACGGGACAAACTGCAGCGGCTATTCGAGCAGGCTCCTGGTTTCATGGCGGTCATGCGGGGTCCCGAGCACATTTTCGAACTTTGCAATCAGAGCTACTTTCGCCTGATCGGGGATCGCGACATCCTGGGTCGGCCCGTTCGCAGCGCGTTCCCCGAATTGGAAGGGCAAGGTTTCTTTGAAGCCTTGGACACTGCCTATACGACTGGTGCGCCCTACGTTTCGACTGCGGCAGCCATCGACCTCCAGCGCGAACCAAGCGGCCCGTTAGAGCGCCGCTACCTCGACTTCATCTACCAACCAATTTTCGATGAAAATGGTGAGATAACTGGCATCTTCGCCGAAGGACACGATGTCACCAAGCAGATCCAGGGTCAGGCGCAGCTCGCCTTCAACGAGGAATCCATTCGGCTGGCGACCTCGGCCGCGGACGTCGGAATCTGGGACCTCGACCTTACCTCCGAGCATCTGACCTGGTGCGACCGCACCAAGGCGATGTTTGGAATCTCGCCCGGAATGCCATGTAGCATGGCGGACTTCTATGGTGGGCTGCATCCTGAGGATCTCGAAGCTACCAGCGCTGCTTTTGCTTCCGC
This genomic window contains:
- a CDS encoding response regulator, which encodes MVELSGARVLLVEDEGLVALMIEDMLEELGLKVVASAAHVPKACELASRASFDLALLDVNLAGERVFPVARILRDRKIPFLFSTGYGGPPLEEEFRHAPAIGKPFSIEQLKEQLQIILALP
- a CDS encoding MEDS domain-containing protein; this translates as MPDLREGVPLSRSVKLAGSELTCSCHACAFFNSADEEQAVLAPFAKDGLAANDRLVQILDDSHREERVRRLRTEGIDVDAATARGQLEMRPWEEAYLSGGKGFDQDAMLALIQELLKEGRSSGFGMTRLWANMEWALEDLPGVDQIVEYETRLNHVLPKYDDVVVCTYDLNKFSAATVMDILRTHPQVIVGGALQQNPFFVPPDQFLAELHGRRNQV